Proteins encoded together in one Sceloporus undulatus isolate JIND9_A2432 ecotype Alabama chromosome 4, SceUnd_v1.1, whole genome shotgun sequence window:
- the SMIM29 gene encoding small integral membrane protein 29 — protein sequence MNNTTMPTSAGPANDSLVEYVLVPFFLITIVGVITAVMMYIQKKRRYDRLRHHLLPMYSYDPAEELHEAEQELLVEPEDTKVMRAWGGYQPYRGSFMDVKA from the exons ATGAATAACACCACCATGCCCACTTCTGCTGGGCCAGCCAATGACTCCTTGGTGGAGTATGTTTTGGTGCCATTTTTCCTTATCACCATTGTTGGTGTCATCACGGCTGTG ATGATGTACAtccagaagaagaggag GTACGACCGGTTGCGTCATCACTTGCTGCCAATGTACAGCTATGATCCTGCAGAAGAGCTGCATGAAGCTGAACAGGAGCTCCTAGTAGAGCCAGAGGACACAAAG GTGATGAGAGCCTGGGGAGGATACCAGCCCTACCGTGGTTCATTTATGGATGTGAAAGCTTGA